ACATCGAGCTGGACAGTGTCAGTCCCTTAGATGACTGTCAGAAGCTCATTGAGCATGGAGTCAGCACAGCTGATGAGCTGCTCCGAGAGGGTGGGTCTGCCAGATCAGTAGAAGGAAGACTGGCCAGTCATTGTTTATTCTTCAACTACAGTCACACTAATCCGATTTCATGGGATTTAAAGTATGTAAAGACCAGACATATTTGTTATGAGAATGTATTTATCAGATCAGAAAATTAGATTTAGCCTTGTGCCAGATGAGGACCAGCAGTCAGTTTCTTTTCACAAGATTGTAAGACTAAATCAGGCTGGACATATGcttaataaatagttaaatagcAGCAATTTGATTATCTGAGAGTATAGTGGGTGtagaaaataatcaaatttttgAACCTACTGACTCATATGAACCAGCACTGCCATTTGGATAATTGCCACTTATTAAATTGTTAGCTGATTAAATGTTACGtgtttttaaaccgtttaacacAAACAGTGCTGACACCATATAACATCTTGGTTGCTGTAATTTCCTCAAGAGCTTATTTGATTATTCGCTACACTGCCTAACGTTCAGTTATGAATGTTATATGACTGTCCCTTCAGGGGAGGCTGCCATCCGCTGTGGTATAAATGAGAAGGAGGACAAGCTGGGCAGCTTCACTAAGAAAGCCCTCCAGATCCAGTTGGACAGGTGAGGAGCACACAAATTCATTCACTTAACAAACCTCAGCTGGGCCAGTGAATGGCGAAGAGCTTTGAAATCACACCGTCACTCTCAATTCCTGTCTAGAAACGCTGAATACACGGAGATTCAGATCTTGAGAACAGAGAACGCAAAGCCCTCTTTTCCAGAAGTTCAGAAGACCGTATTCAAATAATTCCTGAagcactcatttaaaaaaatgtatcacctaACCTTTACTAATGCCTGGTTTTATGACTcatctgttttgtgttttatgaCTCATCTGCTCAAAGTATAATGGAGAGATGGCCACTGTACCAGCAGGGGTGTGCTGAATCACTCAAGCTTAGCTTTATAAAACCATGCTGCCTTAGCTGTGATTCATTTTACATGATTAAAATGTACCCCAGGATCAAGTTTTTACATGCCTACAGTCATTCCAGCAATAATCGTGGGCCATTGTGGATGCCACTTAAATATTATCCTTTGTTTTAGAATAAACCGTTTTAAAAGATCTTTAATCTGAAAGCGTTTAGAATGATCCTTTTAAATGGTAAAATTCATTTAGTCAATTAATCCTTATTATAAGAGAACAAATACATCAGGAAATATTACTGACTCGTCCCTCAGTTTGGGAAAAAGAAATGTTCACGGTAACATAAAGAAGAAATCTAAAGAGCAGTTAACTCCTTGCTAAAggccgttcacaccaataacattaactataaagataatgataacTGTTTTCGCATTCATAACAATTGTCCAAAAagttataaatgcacaaagatatatatatatgaacggaTACAGTAATGAGTCTTCACAATGTGTCCTCAGTCTGCCTGAGGTACCTGTGCTGGTGGACGTGCCGTGTCTGTCTGCGCAGCTGGACGACTCTTTGCTGCATATGTTCCGTGCGCACGTGGCTCGGCACGGCAGCGTGGCCTCTCATCCACCCGTCCAGATTGAGGAGCTGGTGGAGAGACCGGGCGGTGTGCTGGTGCGCTGGTGTAAGGTGCGTCTGTCCTCCCCTGTTCATGTCCTTCAGAAATTTTCCTCCCCACGTGACCCTGTTCATAATAGTGTACTCGATTTCActaaagtacaacatgttcctggatcaacattccaatcaaccaatcagaattgagcgACAAGTTTTCAAGAAATGTCAGttacaatcagggttagatgTTTAATTTCCCtatgattttaggaataaattatgggtagggttaggtttaggggtagtgATTGGGTTAGAGCTGTATTTTTGGACCGTAATGCTGAGCCAGAATCaacagaagatgttgatccaggaacatgtcttacttggcaaaatcacaagGCAGGCGACCGTTGGTGATGCCTGCTGTTTGTGTGTAGGTGGACGATGACTTTACCCCTCAAGACTATCGCTTGCAGTACCGTCGTGGTAACTCTTCTCAGTACGAGGATGCATACATTGGAAAAGACCCTGAGTTTCTGGTGCTCCATCTTGACCCGCACATTGACTACCTGTTTCGTGTGTGTGCCAGAGGAGAGGGCCGAACCGAATGGAGCCCGTGGAGCATCCCACAGACCGGCTACACCACGCTAGCACCCCACGGTACAAACTGAATGAAAGCCTGAAATTGCAAACACGCTCTAATATTACGCTGCATGtctaagggatagttcacccaaaaatgaaaattgtcatttactcaccctcaagtagtAGTTTTTCTCCAtaaaatggaagtcagtggggaccagcaacCATTTGGTTACCccattcaaaatatcatcttttatgtccagcagaagaaagaaattcatacaggtttggaactacttgagggtgagtaaatgtacaaatttctgtggacatttttcataaaaCGCCTCCactgagtgtgaaagtgttacaTGAAGGTTGTTTTATTGTGCGTTTACAGAATGGCTTCCAGGCGTGGATGGTTACATTTTAAGCAGTAGGAAGAACATCGCCATGCGCAATGATTCATCACCTGGTAGCGGTGGTGTGCTCTACTCCAACTCCCCCACGTACTTCTGTGGCCAGACCCTCACCTTCAAGTACATCAGCGTTTCATTCTTCCACATATTCTCATAGCATATCAACTATGGGCTATATGACACCGGGGTGCTATTAATAGGCTAAGATCAGATTACAATACATACGGAAAAAGATGCAGAATCATCGCAAAGAACATTTTTACAGTAATATATCAGCAGGCTTATCGTATGTGGCACTCATTGTGTGTctgatttttggtttgtttgcagGATCACAGCTGCTGGACAGACAGATAAGCGTGACAGTTTGGGTGTGTGTGCGGATAGCAGAACTGACACAGACTCACTGCAGAGAGATCAGGCTGTCTGCATCTCCACTAATGGTACGAGCAGGACAATATACTTAAAAACTATCATAATATTTATACAACTTTTTAAGATATTCAGTATATAAATTtttgttcaaaagtctggggtcggtGAAAGTGTcgtctgctcatcaaggctgcatttatttgattaaaaatacagtacaattcaaaatatgaatttttctatttgaatacattttaaaatgtcacaaaTTAACACAATGAACACAAGCCAAAGTGATATGTAATCAGTTTAACAAAGCATAAGAAATGTTAGGTAAGTATTCGTGTTTATTGCTAAATCAGTTAAATGAACACTCACAGACTTCTGGgagattaataaaaaatgaatctaATGAattgtttaaagggatactccaccctaaaatgaaattgTCATTAACCacttaccccatgtcgttccaaacccagaaaagctctgttcatcttcagaacacaatttaagatattttggatgaaacctggaggcttgagactgtcccatagactgccaagtaaataataGTCAAGGTCCacaaaaggtatgaaaagtcattGTCAGAACAGTcaatctgccatcagacgtgcaatctgggttatatgaagcgacgggaacactttttgtaagcaaagaaaacaaaaataacgactttattcaataattcctttcaATCGTCTCCATGTCCCTCCACACCACtgtgctgcgtatgctcttctgtgtcctccgcgccacaaggatgtgctgttttatttcaaatcgaAGCCTAATACACATATAAACAGTGCATCTTTGTGGCGGTCTATGGACAGTCTCAAGCCCCAgggtttcatccaaaatatcttaaattgtgttccgaagacgaacagcGCTTTTACGGCTTTGAATGACGGgggggttaagtgattaatgacagaattttcattttggggtggagtaaccctttcaCTCCATTTTGAACTGATTGACTGAAAGGGATAGTTTAAGCTGATTTAAAGAAATGAACTTGACCAACGCCACCTTCCCTGAAGTTTAAATCAGAAAGTGTCTTATTTGTCACCAACAGCAGTTAACATTAGTGTTAAATTCCCATGTGCTTACCATTTTCCAGGTGCTGTGTTTGTGAACGGAAAAGAGATGACCAACCAGCTACCAGCAATCACTGTTGGCTCTTCTGTGACCTTTGACATGGAAGTGGTCAACCTCTTTCCTgtgagcaacaacaacaaccccAGCGATGGGGGGAACTTCAAGCTGAGGGTGACGATTGGCTCAGGGAACAGGGAAGTGGTGTTTGATTGGCTGCTGGATCAGGTGGTGGACAGCCTCTTCTTTGGCTGCTCCTTCACGCACCCTGGATGGAAAGTGCTGGTGTTCTGATTGTTGCATGATGAAAGATAACCCAGTCTGCTGGAATCCAAGACCTCAAGTTTCTTTAACATTATCACTTCCCAAGTGCTTACAGTGTTCAGATGTCACAGTTtgcccttttttctttttatcagcACCATATATCACTGCAGAATAACATTAAACTTTGTTCTGAGGTATGACGCCAACCACTACTCTTTGACCTCATCACTGGTGGATTTGCATAACAGCAAGTACTTGCAAAAGAGACTGTTACATGTTAAAGGAGTCTAATAAAGTGTCAACCTGCAGGTGTTAAGTTGCAAAGCATTCTGGTCTGGTTTACCACAGAAAAGAAATCTACTGTGAAGCATTCAGAGATCATAGGCACTCAAACTACTcgaaaaaatgtgttaaaaaaaccTTCACAACCAACAACAAAGCTGAATCTCTTATGCTCAATCTTTCTTCTTCTGAGTTTCCTCAAGTCAGAAGTGTAGAATGTATCCTTAGAACGTTTAGCCTGTTTAAATAGTAATGTTTAGAGCGTGTATAAAACAACTAGTATTTAATTCATGTTTGCCTGGTACTTTGTTCTTATTTAGAAAGTACTGTTTTTGATTTTTACATCACCGGGTTAGAGAGTGTTCATGTGTCAGCCTGTTCACAACTTGGGCTACAATTCTGATCAGTAGATATCATTATGTTTCCACAGAAATGTGACAATTCGCACTAAGCTTAAATGTTGTGCCATTTTGAGATtaacttgtttttttatgttcacATTTTTACATGGTCTTACTGTagcatttcatgtttttattagctggCTCTTACCTTACAGTAACGTTTATAATGCATTGGTTGGAGATTTTAGAGGAAAAACATTTGACAAAATGAGAGGACAAGCACAAGTCACATGTTCCTGagaaaaaagaacatcatttacaAGGTACTATGTAATTCCTCACTGCGGAGATCTTTTGTAACCCGACACGGATAACACCCTCAAAAGATCTGATCTATACGATATTTATAAAACTGTGactgtaaaatgtatatttacctCATTTTGTCTGTGCCTTTTGCAGTACATCTGTAAGAATACAACTTAACAAttggttttaaataaacttttaggaacatttaaacaaatttttttttttttttgccaattgtttactcaaagaaaaaaacaacatgaaaaatTATGAACCTGGCTTGTGAGGTATCagttgtaaaacaaaaaaagaatctttattttaaataaagagcAACCTCAAGCACGTTTCAGCATAATTCAGAAACAGGTTTGATAATGTttctattcaaaatataaatatttttttgacatTACTTTCAATCAGTAATCCACATATTGTCTAATCATTGCTGTATTAAGAGTGTTACACAAATTGCAATTACGCAACGGTTTCAGCCTGTTAAGTAATTgatcaaaaatctttttttaacccAGTGCAGATTTAGCAAAATAAAGCAGTTATGATTCACAAAGAGATAGTTTTCTTTTAAAACAGatgcataaaaaacaaaactatgaAAACTTTCATTTCTTATTTGAAGCCAACTAGACAAACATTATAGCCATTTCACTTTGGTCTAAAATAATATTCCTTCCGGAACGCAGTCACCATCAGCAAATCCATCATGTCACTAAACTTATGTACATGTTAAACAGGTTTTCCTCAACAtctgaaaattaaacaaataggCACCATGAAGGACAAGTGGAAACAAAGTATATCGATGGACACAGCTGAGCAGATGCAGAGATTAAATGTATGTGTTGAACTGGACAGTGTTGTGTGCAGTAAAGCatcattaaaattattcaaaCAAGAATAAAAGATACCTGTTTGCACTGATTTAAACCAAAAGTTCAAACCCTGCTTAAGAGTCCATGTTTCCATGGATAAAGCAAGTGTAAACATTTCTGCAAGACATCTCCCACCCCACTGTGTTGTAGCACCCTGTACCTGTATGTTTGTGTTGCAAGTTCAGTGGAATTAAGGCTAGAAAAAACTTGAACAACTGCAGTGTAAACTCAGATGGCCTGCAgcactgatgaaaaaaaaaaaaagccatttgaAGTCTTCAAGTGTGGTGCAACAGTAAAGTGGATACTAAGCCACCAAGAACAGGCCAACAAAACGTTGGtccaaacaaattaaaaatgaaaaaaaaaaaaaaaaaccttggggtgGCACAAACTGAAATGCTGAAAaacttaccaaaaaaaaaaaaacttagacaAGCAAAACTAAAATGTCAAAGTTTTCAGAATGAGTCCATCAATCCCTGTGAAAAATATGCAGTAAAAGCTAGTTTTGTAGGAGCCATTTCCATCcatcatttttcaaaatatattaaaaaatcttcTCATGGTCCGTTTAAAAACAGGCACCTAAAACAAGTGCTAAAAATTAGCTAGAGCTACAGGGTAATGTGGGTTGAGAAAAATCTGACCTGCTTGTACAGTCCATCATAAAGACTAATGGCATCTTCAAGTAATTTGAATCTAGTAAAGAGTTGCTCTGAACTCAGATGACATCAGGCCAAAATTAGTATGTGGCCGTCAAACCACATAACTCGCTTCTAACTTGACATCAACATTTACCCTGGTGCAGGCAGAATATGGTGGCACTCAGATCCAGGGGACGCCTGACGCCCGCTGACACTCAATTCAATGCAGAGTGTGAGGAGGAGTTTCATTGATTCTGGGTCTTGTTGAAATTTGATACACTGGCTTCACCATCACCTCTGGATCCACCATCAGCATTGTCTTGCGTTTTGGATTGCTCTTGGCCATCTTTTTGCTGTTTCAGATCTCTCAGGTGAGCCATGGCCTTATCTATGTTCACTGTATTTACCAGGCCAAAGTCGTGCATGCTGACCAGATGGAGCAGAACGTTCCGGCACAGATTCTTCTCAATTATGGTGGTGCCATGATGTTCCACAAACAACATGCAGGCCTGATTCATTTGGTCATCAGCTATGAATCTGCCCAGAAACAAATAAGCAAATTACTGGCAGAAATGTGATCGAGCTCTGAGAGATGAGCTCACATAACATGCAAAGTGAGGCCATTGAAATATACAgaattgcatttaatattaatatttaaactgtTAAACAGAAAGGACCAGAGAGAAGGAGAGGTGAAAAAAACATACCCATGTTTCATTACATGCAGGTTCCACAGTTTCATGAcctctttctctccctcattGACATCCATGAATTCATCAATTTGCTGAGGAGTAGTGAAGAGGATCAAAATCATTTATAATGGTAAACATAAAAACTTGTTGGTAATTTCTTATTTAGGGGGTGCTATGAATCTTATGTCACTGAACAACAAAGCAATTTTGCTGATAAAATTAACCCTTTAGATTTCAACATTGATTTAATGCAACTTAACATCAATTACTGCGTAACATCCTCCCCAGATGTGCGTCGGTGGAATCATATGTTCATATCCCTGAGTCACAGACCGAGTCATAACTCACTGTATTGAGGTTTGATTGGTCATCTAGATTCAGTCTGACCTAGTAATTGCTACGCTGGATCTTCAATGGTATCAGAAAGGGTTAACGGTCTTGTGACGGCTTCCTCACCATGACGGTTTTCTCCCTGAGCCATGCCGGATCCCTCTCGTCCTCACTGTCCACCTCCATTTCCTGTGGTCTAAGCGGCACGCAGCTGTCGCTGTGGAAGTACAGGCGGTTGTGGCCGCTGATGTACGTCCGCTGCTGCTCCTGTTCTGCATCCTCTAACTCCAGGAACTCTGAGAGGCTGGGCTTTGAGTGCTTGGGCCTGAGGAAACCGAAACATTGTGCTTTACCCCCAGATTCAAAGAAATGGATGCAAGGTCTGTGACAGGTCTGGGCGTCATGACCGGATGTACTGTAGAAATGTTTCCTTACTtcaaacgtttgaatggtagtCAGTGTGGAATTCCGCTGATATGGGGGGCAAAAGATGCTTATCACCAATTTACAATGGAATAGAACACAGCTCGTCCAGtgatatttataatgcattacttGAGTTTTATTTTTGACTCAAGCGTTATATAATATAAAGCAGCGGTTTTAACACTGATCCCAGATCCATCATCATTTCTTATGAACAACCTATTTTGGTtagcatcaaaataaaataactgactaGTTAATGGAGGAAATAATGGCTATGCAACATCCAACACATTttagattaaaggggtcatatgatgcgatttaaatttttgctttatctttggagtgttaaaagctcttgGTACATGAAGAAGATCAGTAAAGACGAAACTtctaaagtctcaaatcaaagaaaatattctttataaaaagttaagagtcaaccactcctacctaaaaTACCTCGTTTAAATACacccccacgtctacgtcacaatgtgggaagatttacataacgccgcccaaatgttcacgcaaagaaagaaggcgtatcTTTTACTCCTGTGTTGCAGCCGGCACCATGCCGTGGAGACACG
The sequence above is a segment of the Carassius carassius chromosome 9, fCarCar2.1, whole genome shotgun sequence genome. Coding sequences within it:
- the LOC132149270 gene encoding cytokine receptor-like factor 3; protein product: MSIEAEALLQEAKESIEAAQNYRSELQQRLHGLSQARKQVRGSASQTREALQRHFQELQTAVSRLLTERLNTLLQEVDNIELDSVSPLDDCQKLIEHGVSTADELLREGEAAIRCGINEKEDKLGSFTKKALQIQLDSLPEVPVLVDVPCLSAQLDDSLLHMFRAHVARHGSVASHPPVQIEELVERPGGVLVRWCKVDDDFTPQDYRLQYRRGNSSQYEDAYIGKDPEFLVLHLDPHIDYLFRVCARGEGRTEWSPWSIPQTGYTTLAPHEWLPGVDGYILSSRKNIAMRNDSSPGSGGVLYSNSPTYFCGQTLTFKITAAGQTDKRDSLGVCADSRTDTDSLQRDQAVCISTNGAVFVNGKEMTNQLPAITVGSSVTFDMEVVNLFPVSNNNNPSDGGNFKLRVTIGSGNREVVFDWLLDQVVDSLFFGCSFTHPGWKVLVF